The proteins below are encoded in one region of bacterium:
- a CDS encoding class I SAM-dependent methyltransferase, with protein sequence MKRVIDWLKLPETRHIEDLDAISTTILHGQIIQKKRFFKRLYIDFYKQFLESSRQLDGWLIELGSGGGFLKELIPRVITSDILPVKGLDLCFSALSMPFSDQTVSAFFMIDVLHHLPDSALFFKEVARCLKVGGRCVMIEPANTWWGRFIYQNFHHERFDPDGSWGFEGNRPLSDANGAIPWIIFCRDRQRFEKEFPNLKTARLSFSTPFRYLLSGGLSMKGLVPSFFYEVVKGIEFLLSPLAGYLGMFMTIELERV encoded by the coding sequence ATGAAAAGAGTTATTGACTGGCTGAAGCTACCGGAAACGCGGCATATTGAAGATCTGGACGCAATTTCGACCACGATCTTACACGGCCAGATTATCCAAAAGAAAAGATTCTTCAAGAGGCTTTATATTGACTTTTATAAACAATTTCTGGAGTCTTCAAGACAATTGGATGGATGGCTTATTGAATTAGGGAGTGGCGGAGGGTTTCTGAAAGAGCTTATCCCGAGGGTGATAACCTCTGATATCCTGCCTGTTAAGGGATTAGATCTATGCTTTTCAGCGCTTTCCATGCCTTTTTCCGACCAGACCGTTTCTGCATTTTTTATGATCGATGTTTTGCACCATCTTCCGGATTCTGCCTTGTTTTTTAAGGAGGTTGCGAGATGCCTGAAGGTGGGGGGAAGATGTGTGATGATAGAGCCGGCCAATACATGGTGGGGCAGATTTATCTATCAAAATTTTCACCATGAGAGATTCGATCCTGATGGAAGTTGGGGTTTTGAAGGAAATAGACCTTTAAGCGATGCCAATGGCGCCATCCCCTGGATTATTTTCTGTCGAGACAGGCAGAGGTTTGAAAAAGAGTTTCCTAATTTAAAGACCGCCCGGTTATCCTTTTCCACCCCCTTTCGTTATCTTTTGAGTGGTGGGCTTTCAATGAAAGGCCTTGTCCCCTCCTTTTTTTATGAGGTAGTCAAGGGGATCGAATTTCTCCTTTCACCACTGGCCGGCTATTTGGGAATGTTTATGACCATTGAACTGGAGAGGGTGTAA
- a CDS encoding YgiT-type zinc finger protein, with translation MTKICNFCGNENFRERHVQYIYRHDNQFLVVDNVPCEECEFCGEQYFKAEVLKKIEEDFKAVYIFGKRAQREFTVPVEEFAEI, from the coding sequence ATGACAAAAATTTGTAACTTCTGTGGGAACGAAAACTTCAGAGAAAGACATGTGCAGTATATTTACAGGCACGACAACCAATTCCTCGTTGTAGATAATGTGCCATGTGAGGAGTGCGAGTTTTGTGGAGAGCAGTATTTTAAAGCAGAAGTTTTAAAAAAGATTGAAGAAGATTTCAAAGCCGTTTATATTTTCGGTAAAAGAGCTCAGAGAGAATTCACAGTGCCTGTTGAAGAATTTGCAGAAATTTAA
- a CDS encoding NAD-dependent epimerase/dehydratase family protein: MRCLVTGVAGFIGSYLAEELIRRGSQVIGIDSFTDYYPRWMKEKNLEHLQGQEKFTFIEWDLLDLDLKKLLAGIDYCFHQAAQAGVRASWGKYFDTYTKCNILATQRLLEVAKESRLKKFVFASSSSVYGDSPDLPLREDSLPRPLSPYGVTKLASENLVSLYHKNYGLPAISLRYFTVFGPRQRPDMAFHKFIKAILEDEEIIIYGDGEQTRDFTFISDIVHANILAAESELSGEIFNIGGGVRISLKGAIKILEENIGRPAKLRCVESQRGDMRHTWADITKAKDSLGYKPEVDLSQGLVEEIKWLKKLR, translated from the coding sequence ATGAGATGTTTAGTTACAGGTGTGGCCGGATTTATCGGCTCATATTTGGCGGAAGAGTTGATTCGAAGAGGTAGTCAGGTCATCGGGATCGATTCTTTTACCGATTACTATCCCCGATGGATGAAGGAAAAGAACCTGGAGCATCTTCAGGGGCAGGAGAAATTCACCTTTATTGAATGGGATTTATTAGACTTAGACCTCAAAAAACTTCTGGCGGGAATAGATTACTGTTTTCATCAGGCGGCCCAGGCCGGGGTGCGGGCAAGCTGGGGGAAGTATTTTGACACTTACACTAAATGCAATATCTTAGCTACCCAGCGGCTTCTGGAAGTCGCTAAGGAAAGTCGCTTAAAAAAATTTGTTTTTGCCTCCTCTTCCTCGGTTTATGGAGATAGCCCGGATCTGCCTTTGAGAGAAGATAGCCTGCCCCGGCCGCTCTCACCTTACGGGGTGACCAAGTTGGCTTCAGAAAACCTGGTTAGTCTCTACCATAAAAATTACGGCCTGCCGGCTATTTCCTTGCGATATTTTACTGTCTTCGGTCCCAGGCAGCGTCCGGATATGGCCTTTCATAAATTTATTAAAGCCATCCTTGAAGATGAAGAGATCATCATCTACGGAGATGGGGAGCAGACAAGGGATTTCACCTTTATTTCCGATATTGTTCACGCCAATATCCTGGCGGCTGAAAGTGAATTGAGCGGTGAGATCTTCAATATCGGCGGCGGCGTTAGGATCAGTCTAAAAGGGGCGATAAAAATCCTCGAAGAAAATATAGGCCGCCCGGCAAAATTAAGATGTGTAGAATCTCAACGCGGCGACATGCGGCATACCTGGGCCGATATCACCAAGGCGAAAGATTCGCTGGGCTACAAGCCCGAAGTTGATCTGTCTCAGGGATTAGTTGAGGAGATAAAGTGGCTAAAGAAGCTCCGGTAA
- a CDS encoding DUF4258 domain-containing protein — MFKIGWIQERVRKGKYYFSQHGDQERQNDNLTIAEVEEALLTGRIIEQYEDIGRGESCLVVGFTGAGKPIHIVCGRREDWLAIITVYIPRPPKFKTPYGRSEK, encoded by the coding sequence ATGTTTAAGATAGGATGGATACAGGAACGGGTAAGGAAAGGCAAATACTATTTTTCGCAGCATGGCGACCAAGAAAGGCAAAATGATAATCTCACTATAGCTGAGGTTGAGGAAGCCTTGCTTACAGGCAGAATTATAGAACAGTATGAAGATATAGGGCGAGGAGAAAGTTGTTTGGTTGTAGGCTTTACAGGGGCAGGAAAGCCTATTCATATCGTTTGTGGGAGAAGAGAAGATTGGTTAGCAATTATAACAGTTTATATTCCTCGACCACCGAAATTTAAAACGCCTTATGGGAGGAGTGAAAAATGA
- a CDS encoding glycosyltransferase, whose amino-acid sequence MNKSEKIAYFNSMAKDRDGWKQKNRYYYSELERLLHFIIPPKSSVLEIGCGTGDFIGRLQPERGVGVDFSPVMVNIAQKKYPDYTFLVDDAEDLHLDEKFDYVIMSDLVGHLSDVWQAFRELQKVTKPETRVIITYYNYLWEPLLNLGERLGLKMKQAYQSWLSLEDIENLLDLNGYEVVQKEFRLLFPKPVPLLSSLANRLIAKLPLLKKLCLVGYMVAKEKAGSRPGSRGDYSCSVIIPCKDEAGNIEAAVKRTPEMGKHTELIFVDGNSTDGTLEKIEEMIEKYQGKKDIKLIHQGSGIGKGDAVRKGFAAASEDILFILDADLTVPPEDLPKFYLALAEGNGEFINGTRLVYQMEKQAMRYLNLIANKIFSLIFTWLLEQRIKDTLCGTKVLFRKDYEKIAQNRSFFGDFDPFGDFDLIFGAAKLNLKIVEIPIRYRERTYGEIKIDRFRHGWLLLKMCLVAFRKLKLS is encoded by the coding sequence ATGAATAAGTCAGAAAAGATAGCCTACTTTAATTCTATGGCTAAAGATCGAGATGGGTGGAAACAGAAGAATAGATATTATTATTCAGAATTAGAAAGGCTTCTCCACTTTATTATTCCTCCGAAATCTTCGGTGTTAGAAATAGGCTGTGGCACAGGTGATTTTATTGGGCGACTTCAACCAGAGCGAGGCGTAGGCGTAGATTTCAGCCCGGTAATGGTGAATATAGCTCAAAAAAAGTACCCTGATTACACCTTTCTGGTCGATGATGCGGAGGACCTCCATCTTGATGAAAAATTCGATTATGTGATTATGTCTGATCTGGTGGGGCACCTTTCGGATGTCTGGCAGGCCTTCAGGGAATTACAAAAAGTAACCAAGCCGGAAACCAGGGTAATTATTACTTATTACAATTACCTTTGGGAACCGCTCCTTAATCTGGGAGAGAGACTGGGCCTAAAGATGAAGCAGGCTTACCAAAGCTGGTTATCTTTGGAAGATATAGAAAATTTGCTCGACCTTAATGGTTACGAAGTAGTCCAGAAGGAATTTCGATTACTCTTTCCCAAGCCCGTCCCCTTACTTTCCAGTTTGGCCAACCGTTTAATCGCCAAGCTGCCCTTACTAAAAAAGCTATGCCTGGTAGGGTATATGGTGGCTAAAGAGAAGGCCGGAAGTCGGCCAGGGTCGAGAGGAGATTATTCCTGCTCCGTCATTATCCCCTGTAAGGATGAAGCCGGAAATATTGAAGCCGCCGTCAAGAGAACCCCTGAGATGGGCAAACATACCGAGCTTATCTTTGTCGATGGAAATTCTACGGATGGCACGTTGGAAAAGATAGAAGAAATGATAGAAAAATACCAGGGGAAGAAAGATATTAAGTTGATTCATCAAGGCTCAGGCATAGGCAAAGGAGATGCCGTCAGAAAGGGATTTGCCGCGGCTTCAGAAGATATCCTATTTATTCTTGATGCTGATCTGACGGTGCCTCCGGAAGACCTGCCCAAATTCTATCTGGCTTTAGCCGAAGGTAACGGTGAATTTATCAATGGCACCAGGCTCGTCTACCAGATGGAGAAGCAGGCTATGAGGTACCTTAATCTGATAGCCAATAAAATCTTTAGCCTCATTTTTACCTGGCTGCTGGAACAGCGAATAAAGGATACCCTCTGTGGGACCAAGGTGCTTTTCAGGAAGGATTATGAAAAGATTGCCCAAAACCGGAGTTTCTTTGGAGACTTTGATCCCTTTGGAGATTTTGATCTCATTTTCGGAGCGGCTAAATTGAATCTCAAGATTGTGGAGATCCCCATAAGATATAGAGAGCGGACCTACGGAGAAATAAAGATAGACCGTTTCAGGCACGGCTGGCTACTTTTGAAGATGTGCCTTGTGGCCTTTAGGAAGTTAAAACTTAGTTGA
- a CDS encoding ATP-binding protein codes for MRFFNTAGPVKCADHYCLPPLERLDLPAILRLIEQKKYFVLHAPRQTGKTSCLLALMDYLNREGKYSCLYFNVEIAQSAREDVREGMRAILGEMASQARNFLQDPFLDEIWFDVLNKQGGSGALKEVLTRWSQDSPKPLVLLIDEIDSLVGDTLISVLRQLRAGYPQRPDLFPQSIILCGVRDVRDYRIHSDREKAIITGGSAFNIKAKSLRLGNFDQAGIETLYAQHTQETGQQFASETMDMIWDLTQGQPWLVNALGYETCFEMTRGRERSQPITAEMVIEAKENLILRRETHLDQLADKLQEERVRCVIEPILAGGEKPDRLSEDDVQYVEDLGLISTRGQLRIANRIYQEVIPRALTYTTQLTISHQPAWYIQPEDSRLDIDKLLFAFQQFFRQHSEHWVERFDYKEAGPQLLLQAFLQRIVNSGGRIEREYGLGHLRTDLLLIWPYPGGVQQVVIELKLVNGSLSSTIEKGLQQTWEYADRCGSDEAHLVIFDRNKNKTWEEKIFSREETYRGKQIKIWGM; via the coding sequence ATGCGTTTTTTTAATACAGCCGGACCGGTTAAATGTGCGGACCATTACTGCCTGCCGCCTTTAGAGCGGCTTGATTTGCCAGCGATACTTCGTTTGATTGAGCAAAAGAAATATTTTGTCCTCCATGCACCGCGGCAGACAGGTAAGACCTCGTGCCTACTGGCTTTGATGGACTATTTGAATCGGGAGGGAAAGTACTCCTGCTTGTATTTCAATGTAGAGATAGCCCAGTCTGCCAGAGAAGATGTCAGGGAAGGAATGAGGGCAATTCTGGGCGAGATGGCCTCCCAGGCTCGTAATTTTCTGCAAGACCCATTCTTAGACGAAATCTGGTTTGATGTGCTAAATAAACAAGGCGGAAGCGGGGCATTAAAAGAGGTTCTCACCCGTTGGTCTCAAGATAGCCCCAAGCCGTTGGTGCTTCTGATAGACGAAATAGATTCTCTGGTGGGCGATACCTTGATCTCTGTTCTCCGCCAATTACGTGCCGGTTACCCCCAGCGGCCGGATCTATTTCCCCAAAGTATTATACTGTGCGGGGTGCGCGATGTGCGTGACTACCGCATTCACTCTGATCGTGAGAAGGCGATTATCACGGGTGGCAGTGCCTTTAACATCAAGGCCAAGTCTTTGCGGTTGGGCAACTTTGACCAGGCGGGGATTGAAACCCTCTACGCTCAACATACCCAGGAGACCGGACAGCAGTTTGCCTCCGAGACAATGGATATGATCTGGGACTTGACCCAGGGACAGCCCTGGTTAGTCAATGCCCTCGGTTATGAGACCTGTTTCGAGATGACGAGGGGCCGGGAGCGGTCACAACCAATTACAGCCGAGATGGTGATAGAAGCCAAAGAGAATCTTATCCTCAGGCGGGAAACTCATCTTGACCAGCTTGCCGATAAGCTCCAGGAAGAACGAGTTAGGTGCGTTATCGAACCAATTTTAGCCGGAGGAGAAAAGCCGGATCGGTTGTCCGAAGATGATGTCCAATATGTGGAAGACCTTGGTCTCATCAGCACAAGGGGTCAATTGCGTATTGCCAACCGGATCTACCAGGAGGTCATTCCCAGGGCGCTTACCTATACTACCCAGTTGACCATCAGCCACCAACCGGCCTGGTATATCCAGCCTGAAGACAGCCGTCTTGATATAGACAAGCTCCTCTTCGCCTTTCAGCAGTTCTTCCGTCAGCACTCAGAACATTGGGTGGAACGATTTGATTATAAGGAGGCCGGGCCGCAGCTTCTACTCCAGGCCTTCCTGCAAAGGATTGTCAATAGTGGCGGCCGGATTGAGCGAGAATATGGTCTGGGTCATCTTCGAACTGATTTGCTGCTGATCTGGCCTTATCCTGGTGGTGTGCAGCAAGTAGTGATCGAATTGAAGCTGGTCAACGGTTCTCTAAGCAGCACAATTGAAAAAGGGCTTCAACAGACCTGGGAGTATGCTGATCGCTGTGGCTCAGATGAAGCTCACTTAGTGATCTTTGACCGGAACAAGAATAAGACCTGGGAAGAGAAAATCTTTAGCCGAGAAGAAACATACCGAGGTAAGCAAATAAAGATATGGGGAATGTGA